Proteins from a single region of Syntrophales bacterium:
- a CDS encoding 1-acyl-sn-glycerol-3-phosphate acyltransferase — MSLSQKLRSWLTGLEEQHSGCLYGKDSLPLILLLKKVLSKVLIPEETEKKIARAASDGVVVYAVKQQSQLNTLIIRESARTRGFPRPTFSHDTNMLFWQPFGKALRTILALILLPLSRRRSTGPRERSFVRKSVRRSESVVVHLGMSELTPNKHVEDGLSQLLYAQWEMDRPVLVVPALVSYGRRRDMERESVINILFGQTEGTGTIRRVITFFRYSNKASLVCAEPVNLKSFLADNKDLSREEMINHLRGDLIERIDEEKTATVGPILKSRQEMVSLVLKDEKVRQAIEQRGIENRKGYDAAFKEARRYLNEIASDYSEMFIELWDKVLGWLWNNIYDGVIVDRDGMTKIRNLSKKMPFVVVPCHRSHIDYLLLSYVFYKHNIQMPFIAAGTNMLFWPLGSVFRKSGAFFLRRSFRGNELYGEVFNGYLNVLLKEGLPVEFFIEGGRSRTGKMIMPRYGLLSMIIQAYASGACEDLAIIPVYLGYDRIIEEKAYLKELGGEQKHDESASDVIKSGKVLRKRYGHVYVNIGEPILMKQYLESQEKTYEGMSTEERQRLYRKIGYEIVLNIDQVSVVTPFSLLSAGFLWSDRRGISVDDLMEVLGHFRDYLLARKVRFSETFGDMEKAVTSALGLFEESRLISRVGEDEDLPDEGEEVVYSLPEENRLNLEYYKNNILHYFVPACFLAASVALHREDVLSLQEIMEDYRFFKKMFRHEFIFDDRVDDLDEIREVLLYLSQKGMVSISGGEAGGFASIEVKGKGKRNLIPFAGLIRNYIESYWVVVRACAYLAQGRMPEKDFLKKIRGLGERMFQKGEIRRSEALSQSNYANALRFLEDMGIAGMTEEAVKGEKRPVRYWSLSEDRTLLEGLRRRLFRFL; from the coding sequence TTGTCCCTATCTCAGAAACTCAGATCCTGGCTCACCGGTCTTGAAGAACAACACAGCGGCTGCCTGTACGGGAAAGACAGCCTGCCCCTGATTCTCCTGCTGAAGAAAGTTCTCTCCAAGGTTCTCATTCCCGAGGAGACGGAGAAGAAAATCGCCAGGGCCGCCTCCGATGGCGTGGTCGTCTACGCCGTCAAGCAGCAGAGCCAGCTGAACACGCTGATCATCCGGGAATCGGCCCGCACCCGCGGATTCCCCCGGCCGACCTTTTCCCACGATACGAACATGCTGTTCTGGCAGCCCTTCGGCAAGGCCCTCCGGACCATTTTGGCCCTCATTCTGCTTCCTCTTTCCCGGCGCCGGAGCACCGGCCCGCGCGAGCGCTCCTTCGTCCGCAAGTCCGTCCGCCGGAGCGAGAGCGTTGTCGTCCACCTCGGAATGTCCGAACTGACCCCGAACAAACACGTGGAAGACGGCCTGTCCCAGCTTCTTTACGCCCAGTGGGAAATGGACCGGCCGGTCCTCGTCGTTCCGGCTTTGGTCAGCTATGGACGGCGGCGCGACATGGAGCGGGAGAGCGTGATCAATATCCTTTTCGGCCAGACAGAGGGCACCGGCACCATCCGGCGGGTGATCACCTTCTTCCGCTATTCAAACAAGGCCTCGCTCGTCTGCGCAGAGCCGGTGAATCTCAAGTCGTTCCTGGCGGACAACAAGGACCTGTCCAGGGAGGAGATGATCAACCACCTCCGGGGCGACCTCATCGAGCGGATCGACGAGGAGAAGACCGCCACGGTGGGTCCGATCCTCAAGTCCCGGCAGGAAATGGTTTCCCTGGTCCTGAAGGACGAGAAGGTACGGCAGGCCATCGAACAGCGGGGGATCGAGAACCGCAAGGGGTACGACGCGGCCTTCAAGGAGGCCAGGCGCTACCTGAACGAGATCGCCTCCGACTACAGCGAGATGTTCATCGAGCTGTGGGACAAGGTGCTCGGCTGGCTGTGGAACAACATCTATGACGGCGTCATCGTGGACCGCGACGGCATGACGAAGATCCGGAACCTGTCCAAGAAGATGCCCTTCGTCGTTGTGCCTTGCCACCGGAGCCACATCGACTATCTGCTTCTGTCGTACGTCTTCTACAAGCACAACATCCAGATGCCCTTCATCGCCGCGGGGACCAACATGCTCTTCTGGCCCCTGGGCTCCGTCTTCCGCAAGTCCGGCGCCTTCTTCCTGCGCCGCAGTTTCCGGGGGAACGAGCTCTACGGCGAGGTGTTCAACGGCTATCTCAACGTCCTGCTCAAAGAGGGGCTGCCCGTCGAGTTCTTCATCGAGGGGGGGCGCAGCCGCACAGGGAAGATGATCATGCCCCGCTACGGGCTCCTGTCGATGATCATCCAGGCCTACGCCAGCGGTGCCTGCGAGGACCTGGCGATTATCCCCGTCTACCTCGGCTATGACCGCATCATCGAGGAGAAGGCCTACCTGAAGGAGCTGGGAGGCGAACAGAAGCATGACGAAAGCGCCTCCGACGTGATCAAGAGCGGAAAGGTCCTCCGGAAGCGCTACGGCCATGTATACGTCAACATCGGCGAGCCCATCCTCATGAAGCAGTACCTGGAGAGCCAGGAAAAGACCTACGAGGGCATGTCCACGGAGGAGAGGCAGCGGCTATACCGGAAGATCGGATACGAGATCGTGCTGAACATCGACCAGGTCTCCGTGGTGACCCCGTTTTCACTCCTTTCGGCGGGATTCCTCTGGTCCGACCGCCGTGGTATCTCGGTGGACGACCTGATGGAGGTCCTGGGGCATTTCCGGGACTACCTCCTGGCCCGGAAGGTCCGGTTCTCCGAGACCTTCGGCGACATGGAAAAGGCCGTGACGAGCGCCCTGGGTCTGTTCGAAGAGTCCCGCCTCATTTCCCGTGTCGGGGAGGACGAAGACCTCCCGGACGAGGGAGAGGAGGTGGTCTACTCCCTGCCCGAGGAAAACCGGCTGAACCTCGAATACTACAAGAACAACATCCTTCATTATTTCGTTCCCGCCTGCTTCCTGGCCGCCTCCGTGGCGCTTCACCGGGAAGATGTCCTGTCCCTGCAGGAGATTATGGAGGATTACCGCTTCTTTAAAAAGATGTTCCGCCATGAGTTCATTTTCGATGACCGGGTGGACGACCTGGATGAGATCCGGGAGGTTCTGCTGTACCTGTCGCAGAAGGGCATGGTCTCCATCAGCGGCGGTGAGGCGGGGGGCTTTGCGTCCATCGAAGTGAAGGGCAAGGGGAAGCGGAACCTCATCCCCTTCGCGGGCCTGATCCGGAATTACATCGAGTCCTACTGGGTGGTCGTCCGGGCCTGTGCCTATCTCGCCCAGGGGCGGATGCCGGAAAAGGATTTTCTCAAGAAGATTCGGGGGCTTGGAGAAAGGATGTTCCAGAAGGGAGAGATCCGCCGCTCCGAGGCGCTCTCCCAGTCGAACTATGCCAACGCGCTTCGGTTCCTGGAGGACATGGGCATCGCCGGCATGACGGAGGAGGCGGTGAAGGGGGAGAAGCGCCCCGTTCGCTACTGGAGCCTCTCGGAAGACCGGACGCTCCTGGAGGGGCTGAGGCGGCGCCTGTTCCGGTTCCTGTAA
- the eno gene encoding phosphopyruvate hydratase, translated as MTEIINVHAREILDSRGNPTVETEVTLFSGVTGRAAVPSGASTGEHEMLELRDGNKKRYLGKGVEKAVANVVGKIGPEILGMDALMQREIDYAMIALDGTENKSALGANAILSVSLACAKAAAMTLELPLYRYIGGVAAKDIPVPMMNIINGGQHADNNVDIQEFMIMPIGARTFKEGLRISAEVFHTLKAVLKGKGYNTAVGDEGGFAPNLKSNEEALSLIVEAITKAKYKPGKDVSIALDSAASSFYEKGIYRLAAEKKPNKTAAEMVRYYEDLVKRYPIISIEDGLDENDWEGWKLLTAALGKKVQIVGDDIFVTNKKLLEKGIGLGVANSILIKLNQIGSLTETLETIQTAKEAGYTCVVSHRSGETEDACMADVAVAANCGQIKSGSLSRSERLAKYNQLLRIEEELGEMAVYRGKGALYSVRG; from the coding sequence ATGACAGAAATCATCAATGTACACGCCAGGGAAATCCTGGATTCGAGAGGCAACCCCACGGTAGAGACGGAAGTCACGCTCTTCTCCGGTGTCACAGGCCGCGCGGCAGTCCCCTCCGGCGCATCCACGGGGGAGCACGAAATGCTGGAGCTGCGGGACGGGAACAAGAAGCGCTACCTCGGAAAGGGCGTGGAGAAGGCCGTGGCCAACGTGGTCGGCAAGATCGGCCCCGAGATCCTTGGCATGGACGCCCTGATGCAGAGGGAGATCGACTATGCCATGATCGCCCTGGACGGCACCGAGAACAAGAGCGCCCTCGGCGCCAACGCCATCCTCAGCGTCTCCCTGGCCTGCGCCAAGGCGGCGGCGATGACCCTCGAGCTTCCCCTGTACCGTTACATCGGAGGGGTGGCCGCGAAGGATATCCCGGTCCCCATGATGAACATCATCAACGGCGGCCAGCACGCCGACAACAACGTGGACATCCAGGAATTCATGATCATGCCGATCGGGGCCAGGACCTTCAAGGAAGGGCTCCGGATCTCCGCGGAGGTCTTCCATACCCTGAAGGCCGTCCTCAAGGGCAAAGGCTACAACACCGCCGTCGGCGACGAGGGCGGATTCGCCCCGAACCTGAAGTCCAACGAGGAGGCCCTGTCGCTCATCGTGGAGGCCATCACGAAGGCAAAGTACAAGCCCGGCAAGGATGTCTCCATCGCCCTGGACTCGGCGGCCAGCTCCTTCTACGAGAAGGGTATTTACCGGCTTGCAGCGGAAAAGAAGCCGAACAAGACAGCGGCGGAAATGGTCCGGTATTACGAGGACCTCGTGAAGAGATACCCCATCATCTCCATCGAGGACGGCCTGGACGAGAACGACTGGGAGGGCTGGAAGCTGCTCACTGCGGCCCTGGGAAAGAAGGTCCAGATCGTGGGCGACGACATCTTCGTAACGAACAAGAAGCTCCTGGAGAAGGGGATCGGCCTCGGCGTGGCCAACTCGATCCTCATCAAGCTGAACCAGATCGGGTCGCTCACGGAGACCCTGGAGACGATCCAGACGGCCAAGGAGGCCGGCTACACATGCGTCGTCTCCCACCGGTCCGGCGAAACGGAGGATGCCTGCATGGCGGACGTGGCCGTGGCAGCCAACTGCGGCCAGATCAAGAGCGGCTCCCTCTCCCGCAGCGAGCGGCTGGCCAAATACAATCAGTTGCTCCGCATCGAGGAGGAGCTGGGTGAGATGGCCGTCTATCGCGGCAAGGGGGCATTGTATTCCGTTCGGGGCTGA
- a CDS encoding ATP-binding protein, with amino-acid sequence MERERTRTRLFLHLKKWLERAVMEYGMIEEGDRVLVGVSGGADSLVLLDLLDSPMVFTPSFTLLAVHVDLGFDPGGEDLRAVEAWLRGTGCEYVLDRTDYGPVAHSEVNRKNPCFLCSRLRRKRIFEIAEERGCNKIAFAHHRDDIIETLLINLFYGREISTMKPMQEFFRGKLHVIRPLAYLEEELVKKYAREQGIPAVKNRCPTSGASKRQYIKDLLDRLERDNPQIRHNINLAMRHVKPDYLPGAGLRQAPGRP; translated from the coding sequence ATGGAAAGAGAGCGCACGAGAACGCGCCTGTTCCTCCACCTCAAGAAGTGGCTGGAGCGGGCCGTCATGGAATACGGCATGATCGAAGAGGGCGACCGGGTACTCGTGGGGGTATCCGGCGGGGCCGACAGTCTCGTCCTCCTGGACCTCCTGGATTCGCCCATGGTCTTCACGCCGTCCTTCACGCTCCTGGCCGTTCACGTCGATCTGGGCTTCGATCCCGGCGGGGAGGACCTCCGGGCGGTGGAAGCGTGGCTCCGGGGCACCGGTTGCGAATACGTCCTCGACAGGACCGACTACGGTCCCGTGGCCCACAGCGAGGTCAACCGGAAGAACCCCTGCTTCCTCTGCTCACGCCTGCGGCGGAAACGGATCTTCGAGATCGCCGAGGAGCGCGGCTGCAACAAGATCGCCTTCGCCCACCACCGGGACGACATCATCGAGACGCTTCTCATCAACCTGTTTTACGGGCGCGAGATCAGCACCATGAAGCCGATGCAGGAGTTCTTCCGGGGGAAGCTCCACGTGATCCGGCCCCTGGCGTACCTCGAAGAGGAGCTCGTCAAGAAATACGCCCGGGAACAGGGGATCCCCGCCGTGAAGAACCGGTGCCCCACCAGCGGCGCCTCGAAGCGGCAGTATATCAAGGATCTCCTGGACCGGCTGGAGCGGGACAATCCGCAGATCCGCCACAACATCAACCTGGCCATGCGGCACGTCAAGCCCGATTACCTTCCAGGGGCGGGCCTGCGGCAGGCGCCGGGCCGGCCCTGA
- the smpB gene encoding SsrA-binding protein SmpB, whose product MARKSEAAEKSICTNKQARRNYFIDETYEAGIALVGTEVKSLREGRANLKDSFASVNNGEVVLYDLHISPYTFGNRWNHDPLRPRKLLLHKQEIRRLYGKARERGLTLVPLRMYFKKGKVKVELGVGRGKKLYDKRDDLRAREDKRDMERGFRDRGRD is encoded by the coding sequence ATGGCCAGGAAAAGCGAAGCCGCCGAAAAGTCCATCTGCACCAACAAGCAGGCGCGGCGGAATTATTTCATCGATGAAACCTACGAGGCCGGGATCGCCCTGGTGGGGACGGAGGTAAAGTCCCTGCGGGAGGGCCGGGCCAACCTGAAGGACAGTTTTGCCTCCGTGAACAACGGAGAGGTGGTCCTCTATGACCTGCACATCAGCCCGTACACCTTCGGGAACCGCTGGAACCACGACCCGCTGCGGCCGCGGAAGCTCCTCCTTCACAAGCAGGAGATTCGCCGTCTCTACGGCAAGGCCCGGGAGAGGGGGCTCACCCTCGTACCCCTCAGGATGTATTTCAAGAAGGGTAAGGTGAAAGTGGAGCTGGGGGTTGGCCGGGGGAAGAAGCTCTACGACAAGCGGGACGACCTCCGGGCCCGCGAGGACAAACGGGACATGGAGCGGGGGTTCCGGGACAGGGGCCGGGATTGA